From one Prochlorococcus marinus str. MIT 0912 genomic stretch:
- a CDS encoding aldo/keto reductase — MSKKKIGIGFGTWAWGNKLVWGYKSETDDILLKKTFFDAIDGGLDLVDSADSYGTGSLFGQSEKLIGDFLEEFPKRKLKKITIATKLAPFPWRIGRNGLNKAFQESNRRLKGNMTRVQLHWSTFRYAPWQEEQLLNGLGDLYEKGLIKEIGLSNTGPKRLHFLYQKMKERGIKINSIQMQLSLLTKPSLEDENIKNICAENKIEYLAYSPLGLGILTIPPNKSPKNTTFLRQKLFQRILPKTIELRKLMNNIAKKYSASQAQVALNWVRSHGAKPIVGIRNPSQAKDAISALNWSLTKSEKEKLDFFRSKCLANMPQNPFTSP, encoded by the coding sequence ATGTCTAAGAAAAAAATTGGAATTGGCTTTGGAACTTGGGCGTGGGGAAATAAGCTTGTTTGGGGCTACAAATCAGAAACAGATGATATTTTACTAAAAAAAACTTTTTTTGATGCAATAGATGGTGGATTAGATCTTGTGGACAGTGCCGATTCATACGGCACTGGAAGTTTATTTGGGCAAAGCGAAAAGCTAATTGGAGATTTCTTGGAAGAATTCCCCAAGAGAAAGCTCAAAAAAATTACTATCGCAACAAAGCTAGCACCCTTTCCATGGAGAATCGGTCGCAATGGTCTAAACAAAGCTTTTCAAGAAAGCAATAGGCGACTCAAAGGTAATATGACAAGAGTACAACTTCATTGGAGTACTTTTCGTTATGCACCTTGGCAAGAAGAGCAGTTACTAAATGGCCTTGGAGATTTATACGAAAAAGGTTTAATTAAAGAAATCGGACTCTCTAATACTGGACCCAAAAGACTACATTTTTTATATCAAAAAATGAAAGAGAGAGGAATTAAAATTAATAGTATACAAATGCAACTTTCATTATTAACAAAACCATCTTTAGAAGATGAAAATATCAAAAATATATGTGCTGAGAATAAAATTGAATATTTAGCTTATAGTCCATTAGGCCTTGGAATTTTAACAATTCCACCTAATAAGTCTCCCAAGAATACAACATTCTTAAGACAAAAATTATTCCAAAGAATACTGCCAAAAACCATAGAATTGAGAAAGTTAATGAATAATATTGCCAAAAAGTATTCAGCCTCACAAGCACAAGTCGCCTTAAATTGGGTAAGGTCACACGGAGCTAAACCAATAGTCGGGATTCGTAATCCATCACAAGCTAAAGATGCAATTTCAGCACTGAATTGGTCTTTGACTAAAAGTGAAAAAGAAAAATTGGATTTCTTCCGGAGTAAATGTCTAGCAAATATGCCTCAAAACCCTTTCACGAGTCCATAA
- a CDS encoding histidine phosphotransferase yields MPFENQQRLTRRRSSAGPTPPRKPLGGQADSGMRQNGGPRPTFLTLRDHGKVYVADLPNLSDGQLSHIGKEADEVLTSLESRINDLEQEATNGQRDNDTLIKASTKHEVTLRFIRAIQDEQEHRKNNPALKDAASESLPLTFLEVARHRLPGATFDSLLREALEACAKDGEEPEKELVDKSSNAQPIPPAKVISLPTSSDSMKVILSPDN; encoded by the coding sequence ATGCCTTTTGAAAATCAACAGCGTCTGACGCGTAGGAGAAGTTCTGCAGGTCCAACACCTCCTAGAAAGCCTTTAGGAGGTCAAGCAGATTCAGGTATGAGACAAAATGGTGGTCCAAGACCAACTTTTTTAACCCTTAGAGATCATGGAAAAGTTTATGTAGCTGATTTACCTAACTTGTCTGATGGACAACTTTCTCACATTGGGAAAGAAGCTGATGAGGTGCTTACTAGTTTGGAGAGTAGAATTAATGATCTAGAACAAGAAGCGACTAATGGCCAAAGAGATAACGATACTTTGATTAAAGCTTCGACTAAGCATGAAGTCACTCTAAGATTTATTCGAGCCATTCAAGACGAACAAGAGCATAGAAAAAATAATCCTGCATTAAAAGATGCGGCATCAGAATCTTTACCACTCACATTCCTTGAGGTCGCTAGGCATAGATTGCCAGGTGCAACCTTTGACTCATTATTGAGAGAAGCATTAGAAGCTTGTGCCAAAGATGGAGAAGAGCCAGAGAAAGAATTAGTAGATAAAAGCTCCAATGCACAACCCATTCCACCTGCAAAAGTTATTAGTCTTCCTACCTCTTCAGATTCAATGAAGGTTATTTTAAGTCCTGATAATTGA